Proteins co-encoded in one Gossypium arboreum isolate Shixiya-1 chromosome 11, ASM2569848v2, whole genome shotgun sequence genomic window:
- the LOC108472470 gene encoding putative calcium-transporting ATPase 13, plasma membrane-type, with translation MSLRLRKPSEPTMHRQVEPSKSSVRRWRVAVTAISVTRFLVGLTKKVVEKNAELLRSLSFVTIDVEGSGDERVPILDVDPQGLAKMVKDKSFQSLNDQYGGVKQVATLLQTDFKKGIPGDDNDLALRTKVFGANKYQKQPAKSFFSFVLEAFKDTIIIILLVCAVLSLGFGIKQHGLKEGWYDGGSIIVAVVLVVVVSAVSNYRQSKQFEELSHETNDIRVQVVRNGRYQPVSIFELVVGDIVSLKTGDQIPADGLFVEGHSLKVDESSMTGESDHVEVNEKKNPFLLSGTKVTDGHGYMLVTAVGMNTAWGEMMSSIRRDLNEETPLQARLSKLTSYIGNIGLSVAVLVLLVLLIRYFTGHTKAENGRSAFNGSKTKFDDVMNSVVGIIAAAVTIVVVAIPEGLPLAVTLTLAYSMKRMMRDHAMVRKLSACETMGSATIICTDKTGTLTLNEMKVTEFWLGKEPIDNSMSSEIAPNVLQLLSEGVGLNTTGTVYKPKPTSVPEIYGSPTEKAILSWALNDMGLNIDESKQSCEIIHVEAFNSEKKRSGVLIRRSNNKRVLATHWKGAAEMLLAMCSCYYDKKGVSKFMNEDEREHIGMVIESMAAKSLRCIAFATLDVTVTDGNEENHTKLEERGLTWLGLVGLKDPCRPGVKQAVESCQNAGVSIKMITGDNMHTARAIAFECGILNSESSLHNEAVVEGVQFRNYSEEERMQKIETIRVLARSSPFDKLLMVQCLKQKGHVVAVTGDGTNDAPALKEADIGLSMGIQGTEVAKESSDIVILDDNFTSVATVLRWGRCVYNNIQKFIQFQLTVNVAALVINFIAAVSSGDVPLTAVQLLWVNLIMDTLGALALATEQPTNDLMDKRPVGRTEPLITKVMWRNLTAQALYQVAILLILQFKGKSIFGVSEEVKDTLIFNTFVLCQIFNEFNARNMDKKNIFKGIHKNRLFLAIIGITLVLQAIMVEFLQRFANTERLSWEQWGACIGIAALTWPIGWIVKCIPVDKKVQTRSSAAS, from the exons CGAAGGTGGCGAGTGGCGGTTACAGCCATAAGCGTCACTAGGTTTCTTGTGGGGTTGACTAAGAAAGTTGTTGAAAAGAATGCGGAGCTCTTGCGGTCTCTCTCTTTCGTTACCATCGACGTTGAAGGAAGTGGCGATGAACGTGTTCCGATTCTCGACGTCGATCCTCAAGGACTTGCTAAGATGGTGAAAGACAAGAGCTTCCAAAGCTTGAACGATCAGTATGGTGGAGTTAAACAGGTTGCTACTCTCCTTCAAACTGATTTCAAAAAAGGAATCCCAG GTGATGATAATGACCTTGCTCTTCGAACCAAGGTTTTTGGTGCAAATAAGTACCAGAAACAGCCTGCAAAAAGTTTCTTTAGCTTTGTTCTGGAAGCATTTAAAGACACCATCATCATCATTTTATTGGTCTGCGCTGTCCTCTCTTTAGGCTTCGGAATCAAACAGCATGGCCTGAAAGAAGGGTGGTACGATGGTGGGAGCATCATTGTAGCCGTTGTGCTTGTCGTCGTCGTCTCCGCTGTGAGTAATTACAGGCAAAGTAAACAATTCGAGGAGCTTTCTCATGAAACCAATGACATACGCGTGCAAGTGGTACGAAACGGAAGATACCAACCTGTGTCGATCTTTGAGCTGGTGGTCGGCGATATTGTGTCTTTGAAGACCGGTGATCAGATTCCAGCCGATGGTTTGTTCGTCGAGGGCCATTCGTTGAAGGTCGATGAGTCTAGCATGACTGGAGAGAGTGACCATGTTGAAGTTAATGAAAAGAAGAACCCATTTTTGCTGTCTGGTACGAAGGTCACTGATGGCCATGGGTACATGCTAGTCACTGCTGTTGGGATGAACACTGCATGGGGTGAGATGATGAGTTCCATAAGGCGTGATTTGAACGAGGAGACCCCTTTACAAGCCCGACTCAGCAAGCTGACTTCTTACATTGGGAACATTGGATTATCTGTAGCAGTTCTTGTTCTGTTGGTTCTGCTTATCCGTTACTTTACGGGTCACACAAAAGCTGAGAACGGTAGAAGTGCATTCAATGGGAGCAAGACCAAGTTCGATGATGTAATGAACTCGGTTGTTGGTATTATTGCAGCAGCTGTCACCATTGTAGTTGTGGCCATTCCAGAGGGTTTGCCTTTAGCTGTTACTCTAACTCTGGCTTATTCAATGAAGAGGATGATGAGGGACCATGCCATGGTAAGGAAGCTCTCTGCTTGTGAAACCATGGGCTCAGCCACCATAATCTGCACTGATAAAACTGGAACTCTTACATTAAACGAGATGAAGGTTACTGAGTTTTGGCTTGGAAAGGAACCTATTGATAATTCTATGAGCTCTGAAATAGCACCTAATGTCCTCCAGTTACTAAGTGAAGGGGTTGGTTTAAACACGACAGGTACTGTTTATAAACCTAAGCCCACATCAGTTCCTGAGATTTATGGTAGTCCAACTGAGAAAGCAATACTCTCTTGGGCTCTGAATGATATGGGGTTGAACATTGATGAATCAAAACAAAGTTGTGAAATCATCCATGTTGAGGCCTTCAATTCAGAGAAAAAGAGGAGTGGAGTTTTGATAAGGAGAAGCAATAACAAAAGAGTGCTAGCTACTCATTGGAAAGGAGCTGCTGAAATGCTACTAGCCATGTGTTCATGTTATTATGACAAAAAAGGGGTATCAAAGTTCATGAATGAAGATGAAAGAGAACACATTGGAATGGTTATTGAGAGTATGGCAGCTAAAAGCCTGAGATGTATTGCCTTTGCAACTTTGGATGTAACAGTGACAGATGGAAATGAAGAGAATCATACAAAGCTTGAAGAAAGAGGACTGACTTGGTTGGGTCTTGTTGGCCTCAAGGATCCATGTCGGCCAGGTGTCAAACAAGCAGTAGAATCTTGCCAGAATGCTGGAGTAAGCATCAAAATGATCACTGGGGACAACATGCATACGGCAAGGGCCATAGCTTTTGAATGTGGAATCCTCAATTCCGAAAGCAGTTTACACAATGAAGCTGTGGTTGAAGGTGTGCAATTTAGAAATTACTCAGAGGAAGAAAGAATGCAAAAGATCGAAACTATTCGAGTATTGGCAAGATCTTCGCCTTTCGACAAACTTCTAATGGTACAGTGCTTGAAGCAGAAGGGTCATGTAGTAGCAGTCACTGGAGATGGTACAAATGATGCTCCTGCTTTAAAAGAAGCTGATATTGGACTTTCCATGGGCATTCAAGGAACTGAAGTTGCAAAAGAGAGCTCAGATATCGTCATTTTGGACGATAACTTCACCTCTGTAGCAACAGTTTTAAGATGGGGTCGATGCGTGTACAACAACATCCAAAAGTTTATTCAGTTTCAGCTGACAGTGAATGTTGCAGCCTTGGTCATCAATTTCATTGCTGCTGTATCTTCTGGAGATGTGCCATTAACTGCAGTCCAACTATTGTGGGTGAACCTTATAATGGACACTTTGGGTGCACTGGCCTTGGCTACCGAGCAACCCACTAATGATCTCATGGACAAGCGACCTGTGGGTAGAACCGAGCCACTTATAACAAAAGTTATGTGGAGGAACCTCACTGCTCAAGCACTCTATCAGGTAGCTATCCTACTGATTTTACAATTTAAAGGAAAATCCATTTTTGGTGTGTCGGAGGAGGTCAAGGATACCCTGATATTCAATACATTTGTTCTCTGTCAAATCTTTAATGAGTTCAATGCAAGAAATATGGATAAGAAGAACATATTCAAGGGGATACATAAGAACAGGTTGTTTTTGGCCATCATCGGAATCACATTGGTCTTACAAGCAATAATGGTGGAGTTTCTTCAGAGGTTTGCCAATACTGAGAGGCTAAGCTGGGAGCAATGGGGGGCTTGCATTGGCATTGCTGCTCTGACTTGGCCCATTGGTTGGATTGTTAAGTGTATTCCTGTTGACAAGAAGGTTCAAACACGAAGTTCTGCTGCTTCATGA